In Carnobacteriaceae bacterium zg-84, the genomic window AACTTCACAACAGATCCATTCGCTTTAAATTGTACTTGGTTTTGCATTAACGTTGCTTGAACGGTGTCATACACAGCTTGTGACATTTGACTAGCCACAAATCTTGCCCAAATTAGCGCATATAATTTAAATTGTTCTTTTGTTAAATATTTTTCCAAACTCTCCGGTGTACGAAAAACACTGGTTGGACGAATTGCTTCGTGAGCATCTTGAGCTGCTTTACTATTTTTAGACGTCGTTTTCCCTACATATGCTTGCCCGTGAGTTTGAGTAATAAAATCAATCGCCTCTGTTTTGGCAACATCAGAAATACGTGTAGAGTCAGTACGCATATATGTAATCAACCCTACTGTTCCAGTACGACCAATAGACACACCCTCATAAAGTTGTTGTGCTATTGCCATTGTTCGTCCAGTTCTAAAATTTAATTTGCGCACAGCCTCTTGCTGTAAACTACTCGTTGTGAATGGTAACGCAGGCTGTCTTTTTCTTTCTTTTTTCACAACATCCGTTACTTGATAATCTCTACTTGTTAGTTTCTTTTGAATATCTTCTACATCTTCTTTTGTTTTCAACTCTACTTTTTTTCCATTTACACCATAAAATTGCGCTGAAAATACTTTTTTATCTTTTATAAATGCTCCAACAATTTGCCAATACTCTTTTGGTACAAACTCTTGAATATCTTTTTCTCTATCAATGATTAGTTTTAGAGCAACAGATTGGACACGCCCTGCACTTAATCCTTTTTTCACTTTCTTCCAAAGGATTGGTGAAATCGTGTATCCAACAAGTCTATCTAAAACACGTCTTGCTTGTTGTGCATCGACTAAACTCATATCAATCGGTCTAGGATCTTTAAATGCCAATTTAACAGCATCTTTTGTAATCTCATTAAACACAACACGGATATTGTCTTTTGGATTTAACCCTAATAAATAAGATAAATGCCACGCAATAGCCTCTCCCTCTCTATCCGGGTCAGATGCTAAGTAAACCTTCTCTGCCTTATCCGCATATTTTTTTAATTCTTTAATTAAATCTCCCTTACCACGAATCGAAATATAGTATGGCTCATAATTGTTGTCAATATCGACACCCATCTTACTTTTAGGTAAATCTCTTAAATGACCTTTACTTGCCACTACTTTGTATTGTTTACCTAAATATTTTTCGATTGTTTTCGCTTTTGCTGGGGATTCTACTATAACAAGATTTTTGTATGCCATATATCCTCCTCAATTCTCTTCATGTACATGCTTTTTGTGTATACTTCATTTATAACGTCAAAGTCGTCTTTCATCTTATGCCATTCTTTTTATATTGTCAACGGAAAATGCATCAGACACTCTCATTTTTCTGTAAGCATTTACAGAAAAAGGTTGATTTTTTGTTATTTTTTGCTATAATAAGGGCATAGATTTCTGAGATGTACGTCATATTTCTAATGTGTTGACCTTACATATTTTTATTGATTTAGGGATCCTTTAGATACATGTGATAACAAGCCCTTTCACTTGGTAGTTAAATAACATTTACTTTGGAGCCCACCTGTTTTTAAGCAGGTTCAAGACAAAGAAATATATCAAACGGCATCACCGGATGTCTTTCAAGGGCGTTTGCCCTTGTTTTTTTAAATAAAAAATTAGAACTACATTATTGGATTTGGAGTGTATGATTATGAACAAAAAAGAAATTCGACATCAACTTATTCGTTCGCTTGTATTAGAAAACAGAATCAGTACACAAGTAGAATTACAACAAGCTTTACGTGATCACGGTATTAAAGTAACACAAGCAACTCTATCCCGTGATATTAAAGATTTAAACTTAGTAAAAATTTCTTCTGATGAAGATTCCCAATATGTCATACATAGCTTTACAAAAATCAAATGGGAAGAGCGTCTACGTTTCCATATGGAAGACGCGCTTATCAATATTTTGCCAGTTCAACATCAAGTTGTCATTAAAACGATGCCTGGTGTTGCACAATCTTTTGGTGCCATTTTAGATGGCATTATGTTCCCCGAAGCGATTGCTACAATTTGTGGAGATGATACATGCCTTATCATTTGCAAAGACAATGAGCATGCTCTTCTTTGCTTCGATCGTCTAAAACAATACGCTCCACCTCACTTTTTTGAGTAACCAATCCAATAGTTCTATTGTAAAAAATAAAATCTTGATAAAGACATCTGCGATGTCTTTATCAAGATTCAGACTGTTGACAAAGTAAGAGTGTCAACAGTCTTTTTTCGTATCAGACGTTAAGTTATACGGCTTACCACGATGTACACGATACATCGCTCGTTCTCTACTACGTGCGAGAACGAAGCCATTCGTACCACAACGTCTGATACAATAATAACGCTTAAAAGTGGTATAATAGAGATAAGAAAAAGGAGGAAGAAATCTATGTTTTATAAAGAAACTCACCCAAATGATGAAATCATATTAAACACATTGTCCGAATTAGTACCAAAAGACCATTTACTACGTAAAATTGATAAATCAATTGATTTCAATTTTATTTATGAGATTACTTCTCCTTATTATAGCCATACGAATGGTCGCAATAGTTTAGACCCTGTTGTTTTATTTAAATTGGTCTTTTTAAAAGATATTTATGGCATTAAATCCATGCGAGAAACCATTAAACGTGTCGAAACGGATGTAGCGTTTAGATGGTTTTTAAACCTCCCTTTCTCTAAACCTACCCCACATTATTCTACTTTCTCTCAAAATTATATTCGCCGTTTTCAAGGGACGTCTGTGTTTGAAGATATATTTAATACTATTGTACACCAAGCTATCTCACATCATTTAATTAGCGGCACAGCTTTATTTACAGATTCCACACACATTAAAGCAAACGCCAATAAAAATAAATTTAGAAACGCCGTTATTGAAGTGGTTCAAGAACGTAAGCGAGATTTAGAAAACGAAATCAACGCCGAACGAGAAGCTATTGGAAAAAAGCCTTTTAGCTACACAGATAAAATCATCTCTAAAAACATAAAAGAAAGTACGACTGATAAAGAAAGCGGATATTACCATCGGGATAATAAAGAAAAAGGATTTATGTACTTAGACCATCGTAGTGTCGATGGTAAACACAATTTTATTGTAGACTGCTTTATTACACCGGGGAACGTGCATGATAGTGTACCGTATGTGTCACGATTAACACATATAATAGAAACATTTCATTTTAATGTGAATTGTGTCGCGTTAGATAGCGGATATTATAAAAAAGACATTTTAAAATTTTTAGAAGAGAAAAAGATATTTTCTGTGATTGGGTATAGACGTTTTCATCGCAATCCTGACCATAAGTTTTTTCGCTATGATTCATCTAGAGATTGTTTTACGGATACACGTACGGGAGAAATTTACACCTACAGAAACATTGATAGACAAGGATATAAGCAGTATCGTATAAGCGATAACAGTAATAAACGGATACTACGTCGAGCGATAGATGCTGATGTATACGATAGATGTCGTGAACGTCGATTATCTACGTTTGGGAAAGCACTATATAAACGACGGAAAGAAACGATTGAGCGTAGCTTTGCAGACTCTAAACAAAATCGGC contains:
- a CDS encoding IS1182 family transposase, yielding MFYKETHPNDEIILNTLSELVPKDHLLRKIDKSIDFNFIYEITSPYYSHTNGRNSLDPVVLFKLVFLKDIYGIKSMRETIKRVETDVAFRWFLNLPFSKPTPHYSTFSQNYIRRFQGTSVFEDIFNTIVHQAISHHLISGTALFTDSTHIKANANKNKFRNAVIEVVQERKRDLENEINAEREAIGKKPFSYTDKIISKNIKESTTDKESGYYHRDNKEKGFMYLDHRSVDGKHNFIVDCFITPGNVHDSVPYVSRLTHIIETFHFNVNCVALDSGYYKKDILKFLEEKKIFSVIGYRRFHRNPDHKFFRYDSSRDCFTDTRTGEIYTYRNIDRQGYKQYRISDNSNKRILRRAIDADVYDRCRERRLSTFGKALYKRRKETIERSFADSKQNRLFVKLCWWREIVSMLVVNGINHSLPFSHSFSATENGVV
- the topA gene encoding type I DNA topoisomerase; the encoded protein is MAYKNLVIVESPAKAKTIEKYLGKQYKVVASKGHLRDLPKSKMGVDIDNNYEPYYISIRGKGDLIKELKKYADKAEKVYLASDPDREGEAIAWHLSYLLGLNPKDNIRVVFNEITKDAVKLAFKDPRPIDMSLVDAQQARRVLDRLVGYTISPILWKKVKKGLSAGRVQSVALKLIIDREKDIQEFVPKEYWQIVGAFIKDKKVFSAQFYGVNGKKVELKTKEDVEDIQKKLTSRDYQVTDVVKKERKRQPALPFTTSSLQQEAVRKLNFRTGRTMAIAQQLYEGVSIGRTGTVGLITYMRTDSTRISDVAKTEAIDFITQTHGQAYVGKTTSKNSKAAQDAHEAIRPTSVFRTPESLEKYLTKEQFKLYALIWARFVASQMSQAVYDTVQATLMQNQVQFKANGSVVKFPGFLKVYEESSDDKKSEKQLTLPELVVGDVVLSKDIEPTQHFTQPPARYSEATLIKVLEENGVGRPSTYAPTLDTIQRRYYVKLVSKRFEPTELGGIVNTLITTFFPNIVDVHFTAEMETDLDDIEEGKRVWQEVIDLFYKPFSLYLEKAETDIEKIDIKDEPAGFDCPECSSPMVIKIGKFGKFYACSNFPDCRYTQAIVKKIDVSCPQCQKGEILERKSKKNKIFYGCSCYPECDFVSWDKPVGRNCPKDNAYLIEKKVRGGKQIVCSHCDYKEEVQK
- a CDS encoding arginine repressor; this translates as MNKKEIRHQLIRSLVLENRISTQVELQQALRDHGIKVTQATLSRDIKDLNLVKISSDEDSQYVIHSFTKIKWEERLRFHMEDALINILPVQHQVVIKTMPGVAQSFGAILDGIMFPEAIATICGDDTCLIICKDNEHALLCFDRLKQYAPPHFFE